From the Astyanax mexicanus isolate ESR-SI-001 chromosome 12, AstMex3_surface, whole genome shotgun sequence genome, the window CATTTCAATGACCTGAGATATGTAGTCCTGTGTTAAGGAGTGAGAAAGAAAACTGGTTTTAAACATGgtttaaatacagttaaataaagATTAGTCAGTATTGCtgcagttcagtgaaaaacatctccattttttgtttaatacatcATATGAATACAAGAGCTGTCCCTCACATTATTCAAAAAAATCACGATGAACAgatcaatagaaattctccaagaatactatgaaaaatatttttattctggaatattttttaaacttaaaagttATTATTTTGGAACTACATGTTGTATcaaacacagtgtgatgaaatataatatagaatatgCAGTTCCACATTTTCCATGGTTCAATGAATGTAAGACTTTTAAATGCAATGTATTGACTGTTTCAAATCTGgtttaaatgtaatgtgattAATGTTACACTGTTTTAAACACAGCGTGCCGAAGGTTAGACTGCTTCAAATCTGTAGTGTAATGGATGGTAGGCTGATTTAATGTAGTGTAATAAATGTtaggctgtttttaatgcagtgtgtTAAATGATAGACTATAGACTATATTGGTATTACCTGTTCTTCTGCATCATTCACCACCAGTAAGTGTGCATTCCGCTGGACACAGTTTTTTTCTGCATCCTCCCAGCTCTTCCTTAGTTTGGAGGCAAAGTAGCACTTGTCTTTAAAAAAGGTCCAGTCATCTTCACAGGGACCtttacaggacacacacacacattttgtgtTAAAAATGATAGAGTGTAATGGTAAAAGAATAGAAATTACGATAGGATGTGGGTTCTCACCTCTGACTGGTATTATAAGCTCAGGATAGGTAGAACTACctgaaaaaaggagagaaaaagagagtgagggaTAAAAAGAAGAGCATTAACATATTAAAGAAGGACACAACAAGAATAGAATGGAATTTAAGAGAATTACAAAGATGTTTTATCTGTATATGTATTTAACATTTATCtcagtattataatattaaaaacagcaggagagagacaaagacatgAAAGAGAGATAAGGTGACAGAGAGAGCAATGAGAGCAGGATGTTTGGGGGGTTCATACCTTTCTGTAGTACTTTAATGGAAGTGCTGACCACATCCAATGACTCCATCAGATCAGAAACCTGCATACTGACCTGAGTGACTAAGAATACAAACAACCAtttattggtgtgtttttttggtttatgtcttttgttttgttctttttttgttttagtaaaaACATTTTCCccactttctccccaatttacacagccaattacccaacccactcattaggactaccactatcactagtaataccccaacgtcaggagggtgaaggctagcacatgcctcctccgatacatgtgaagtcagccaccgcctcttttcaatctgctactgatgcagcattgccgagtagcttcacagtgcactcggaggaaagcacagcaacttggttccaatacatcagctcacagacgccttttgctgatcgacatcaccctttggagtgatgtggggagagagcgccatctaccaacccagagagatcaaagccaattgtgctctctcagggctccggcagctgatgtcaagctacACAAACAGGATTCTAACCGGTGATatcctgttgttttgtttttttagctgAAACATGAATAACTGCACTGACATAGAGCACATTCTGACCACTGATccctgacttcctgttgggttaTTCTGTTATATAGAACTTTACAGGTGGATACATTTATCCATCCCTGACTTATGATTCTttggatttattttaatgttatgtacATGAGTTTTACAAGTGAACACATTTTAACAGTACACCCAAGTTTACTTACATTTAATTCCCACTGCAAGTGTTAAAGTAAGAAGAAATAGAGACAGGACTCCAAACATGATGAAAATCCTCCTGTCCTGTCGatctaaatacacacacacacacacagattatacACAACATAAAATTAAGTAATTCACACTCTGAACTAACAGACATTTGTGAACACACATTTAAAAGTTTAGATTAGATCAGAATTCTGTAGATTAGATCTAGTTTAGATGTACATACACATAGTAGAGTACAGTATTTAGCAGCAAATGTTTCTGATAGAGATTGTGATAGTTTTTATGATAGTATTCAGAAATGGCTGTTAAAATAAGAAAAGCTTTGACAGGTTATCATGGGTTATCAAGTGTGTgtccatgtgtatgtgtgtgtatgtgtgtgtgtgtgtgtgtgtgtatgtgagactgACTTGGTGTGGAAGGAGGAGGCCCCATGTGTTCAGGGATCTCACTCTCAGACGATGTAAACCGGTCATACTGAATTGACTCCATCACTgcacaagaaaaaacaaaaaataacaaataaaatctgATTCCACACCAAATTTTCCAGCAAACACGTGTAATATTAACCATACAGTGGGGCAATAATTATTATCTCCTGTCGATTTTTAAGTTTAACCCCTATACAAAGATATCAACAGTCTATTCTTTTTGTTATATGTACATCAATATGTATTTGACTAGGTGAAATGAGTATTTGATCCCCTGCGAACCAGAAACAACTACAGACCCGTTTTATGCCCATAAGGCACATAAATTAGTCCCGTCCCTTTGAGAAAGTACTCCTAATCTCACCTCGCTATGTGTATAAAGGACATCTGTCAAAGAATCAGTCTTTTCCATTTAAACCTCTCCACCACCATGGATAAGACCAAAGAACTGTCAAAGGACGTCTGGGACAAAATTGATACGGGTTACAAGACCACCAGCAAGAAGCTTGGTGAGAAAGAGACCACTGTTGGCACGATAATTTGAAAATGGAAGAAAAATAAGATAACAGTACATCGCCCTCACTGCAAGATCTCCATGCAAGATCTCTCTTGGGGTAAGAATGATTctgaggagggagggagggagggagggagggaggaccTTGTTAATGATTtcaagggagctgggagcacGGTCACCAAGAAAACCAGTAGTAATACACTTTGTCGTACTGGATTGAGATCCTGCAGTAACTGTAAAGTCCAGCTACTGAAGAAGGCTCATGTACAGACTCGTCTGAAGTTTGCCAATTAACACCTGAATGATTCAGAGAAGGCTTGGGAAAATGTTTTGTGGTCAGTTAAGGCATCAAGACGGCTCGCCATGTtttgacattacattacaatacatttggcagacgcttttgtccaaagcgacctacaatagtcaagtacaaaagtaatagaagttaagataaaacatttttagatagggcttgaaggaggtcgaagggagataatgggatagatgagtgaaggaggggatgaaggaaatgaggttagaagtagttagtgtgttaagagagtaagtgctctttgaagagctctgtcttcaggagtttcttaaagatagcgagagattctcctgatctggtagtggaaggtagtttgttccaccattggggaactctgtacgagaacagtctggattgctttgtgtgagtgtttggtaaagcgaggcgacgttcattggaggagcgcagcggccgggaggtagcataagccttcaggagtgagtgcaggtaggaaggagctgttctgtcatcacattgtaggcgattgtaagagttttgaatttgatgcgaccatcaactggtagccaatggagctcaatgagcagcggggtgacatgtgcccgttttggctggttgaagaccagacgtgctgctgcattctggatcatttggagtggttttactacgcaggccaggaggccagttagcagggcattgcagcaGTCGAGGCTTAAGTtcctgcttgtaccaggagttgggtggcctgttgcgtcagaaacggttgaatttttctgatgttataaagcgcgaagcggcaggatcgagcaactgaggccacatggtgcgtgaaggagagctggtcatcaaccataacacctgGGTTCCTAGCAAcatttgtcggtgagagagagagagagtcgatgcttatagagaagttgtgttgaaaatgGTTTTGTTGATACAGAGGTACAGAAATGTTGTATTTCACCCCAAGAACATTGCCCCCACTCTCAAACATAGAGATATAATTACTCTTCTTTGGGGCTGTTTTCTGCTAAGGGTACATTGCAATGCATTGCACTGCATTGAGGGGCTGATGAACAGGGATATGTACCGTAGATTCTGGCTTCAGCCAGAGCACTAAAGATGGGTCATGAATGGAAAAGATTTCCAGTATGATGGTGccaaaaacatacagccaagacAACAAGGAGTGACTTGAGAAGAAGCATGTAGATCCTGGAGTGACATAGCCAGTCTCCAGATCTTAATCCCCTACAGTTCCTCGGAGGAAGCTAAAACTTTGAGCTGCCACGCGACTTCCTTGAAACTTTCATGATTTGTAGATTTTTTATAAAGAGAAGTGGACTAAAATTTACCCTGAGATGTAACCAGTAAAACCTGGTGAACAACTACAAGAAACACGTGATCTCTGTCCTCGTCAACATGGGTTTCTCCATCAAGTACACAGTTACATTTTGCTtgaggatcaaatacttatttcaccttATCAAATACAAATTAATGTATAACCtctatttattatgttttatttctgtgttttttgtttatagtgtgtctctctgtgttaaAAATAAACCAGTATGCCAGAAATGATAGACTGTTGATGTCTCTGTAGCAGGGGAACAAATAATTATTTCCCTCCTGTATTTACAAACTTTTCATGTGAAAAATCTATCCCATGAATGCCGCTTTACTTTTTGTTACAATAGATAATACAGTAACAGACATAGATACAACCTTAAACTTACAATTTCACAATCAGGAGAAGAGAGTAGTCATGAAAAATGGTATAATAACAGAATGGTTTTTAGATTCATTTTTGACACATTTGATTTTATTAGATTTGATCAGATAGTAAGTAAGATTATGTTAGGTTAAGTAAAACAGTTTCGTAAATCACTGCATGTCTTTGAATTAGAGGAATCAGAAACACACAAAATGCAAAGGTTTGAAGGACACAGATTTGTTAAACATTAACATGTAAATCAACACAGTATGCAGACTTCTCCTAATACTATCACTAAGATTGTTATCTCCTAAGATAACAATAGatagatttaaaaaaaggattaaaacaggtggaaaacatataaaactaaaattaagtAAATCTGAAATCTCTTTCGAAATGTGCTTTTTCTTGCTTGTAAAagcatgtttgtttattttttaaaactataaCAACACATAGTCTTATTCCTCCCTAAATAATACTTCGTAATTACTACTAACCTTACTACTTGAGCATTCTTAAGCAGGCCTTCATCTTTACTGTCTCACCTTTTCTCCACAGTGAATCTGcagtctgcttgtttttttgctcTTCACTGCCTCACCGTCTCTCTCTGTCCACACAGGCAGCTACTGCAAACACCACAAAGCAGGACAGGACTGGACCTGGGATCAGCTGCAATGCGTTGCCTTCAATGTGAAAAAAACGCTTTTGTCCCCCTGCTCCAGTTCAGctagttggtaacactttataatactgttccatagttaataggtaactaagcagtaactaagcagtaactcattaatagtgctgcattaacacctaaatattttctattaactaccagggagtactgaataattactcagtagatagtactgaactaatgattatagtagttcactattaacttcacaataattactgagacttacatatctcccagagaactacttactaatgatgtcttctttataataactacttactactaacattaactactgaaaacccttacatcccacctggggaactatagatctaaatcagtctacacaaacaattattctatcaggggtgatattaaaggcatatttgaagccagtgacaccatttgtagtagtagtaaccttaattaccttattatcatcattatattccaaatattagcaacatatagtaaaatactacagtgtgtcgtaatctgcttaaaccccttttttgaaagaaaaaaaaactttataacgtaatattattacatagtagacattatttatgttctccagaagactctaagactgactgtactcaattttgttttaatggtcactgctttaattttaagcaccaaccttataaacgttcatctttagccttgcagtctcacagactttcagtgcccattattagggtaattacggtaattccacagcgccggaccgctagcctctatcagtgtgtttatctgctgctgcaggttattctatcagtggtggtATTAAAGTCAGtgagtatgctcaatatcttccaaatgtaagacacactgaaatgtgcagtagtctgcttaacccccatttttgtaatgttctgtcagtgtgttacaggtgtttattctaaacctgtgctcttcttcagtcctcctggagatgtgctcagtagaagtgatggctcacatacagctttactgtaggttgtgtcctacatccttattctgggggaaatcatgtttaaatgaataaatatttgtgttagataacaaACTAggtatccctgtgttcttcatagataattaataaggggtccctgtcttcttttttcgggagttaacagcagcacatggtaactcattactaatgactgaggagttactgtgttcttcttaatgagttactgcagatcataccacagtattataaagtgagaaaaatggtaactaattactaattactgaggagttactgtgttcttctttaggagttactgcaaatcataccacagtattataaagtgagaaacatggtaactaattactaattactgaggagttactgtgttcttctttaggagttactgcagatcatgtcacagtattataaacacacatttaacctagttaactaacacacacatttaaactagctaacacaattaacctagctaacacacacacatttcccctagctaacttagcttgctaactaacacacatataacgttaacctagctaactaacacacacccatttaacttgctaacacacatataacctagctaactaacccacacataaaagttaactaaccctagctagcaaacgaacacacataacctaactaactaacacacatttaaactagctaactaacacacacataacctagctaacttagccagttaactaacacacacataacctagctaactcagctggctaacgctaactacacacacaacttagctaacttagctagctaacacacatcctaaagctggttaacaacccacaaagagtcctcatctgatccggcggtaaataagctggaaaagatctcaatatcttgattactagtttattttcaatcaaatacagaaatatgaaagcaacagagtctctcttaatcctcctccagcagcagcagtagcagcagcagcagcgcacagcagagaatttacacgaaggaccaggagagctgcgtcggctgtgaaattaccgtaattaccctaatattgcgcagtaaaataaataaatctctgtgagactgcaaacgctgaagatgcacttttataaggctgatacctagtattaaagcaatgattgttacattattacagtcttacagtcattcttagagtctgagatgccttctggagaactttcatcaatgtcttctatgcaataatattacgttataatgttgtttttttttattccaaaaatgATTGTtatgcagagtaatacacactgaagtattttactatatgttgctaatatttggaagtaactgaggataataaggtaattaaggttaccactattacaaatggtgtcacttgcttaattcaaatatgcctttaattaatatgcatttaattcaaatatgcctgatttagatctatagttccccaggtgggatgtaagggttttcagtaattaatgttgatttgagcagtaattaattagtaattaatagTTATAGTTAATtgatagttattataaaggagacataattagtaagtagttctctgggagatatgtaagtctcagtaattattgtgaagttaatagtgaactaatcattagttcagtactatctactgagtaattattcagtactccctggtagttaatagaaaatatttaggtgttaatgcagcactacttattagttactgcttagttactgcttagttacctattaactatggaacagtattataaagtgttaccagctaGTTTTTTTAACATGACGTACAGTGGTGTTTAAAAGTTTGTAACCCccttaaaatgttctatattttttataaatatgactgGTTAATAAGAATGGTTGGAGATGAATACAGTTTATGTTTATGGAATGGAcaagtcaaagttctgaccttaAACCAATCAAAATGTTGTGGGAGGACCTGATTTTACAGCATATCTTTTGTAGACTTTGTAGTCAGTTAGCGGAAGTCACATGTCAGCAAGGGGCAGTTAGGTGTTCATTTGGGGAGGTACAATAAACTTTACACTCAAccacacacttaaatgtttcggaacatcaaaccaatttaaatattagtcaaaggcaacacaggtaaacacaaaatgcaatttttaattgaaggtgtttattattaagggagaaaaaaattcaaacctaggctacatggccctgtgtgaaaaagtgattgcccccttgttaaaacataccgtcactgtggtttctgacacttgagtacactgtctctagatTTTTTCACACCATTGTAGAAGTTTATTTTGCTCTTTATACTCTATTTGTTTTACGCTTACTAAAACTATATTTTATTAGGGCCATCATGATAAAATAGTGgtgatttatataattatttacagttttaatgtgattttctaaAAGGGATAATAGAGGTTGAAAATAaactgattttcatattttatactttttcttaactgaaatacaaggatgtTATATTTGCACCGtggttatataaaataaaagctgtATGTAAGACTCCAggggctgcttactatttgtcaaaaaatatatatataaaaaaattaactaaataaaaaaaaatacattaaatttaaaGGAAACAATAGTGTCACTTTAAATCACTGCAAATGGTGCTGTTTGTTCACAAGTAAAACAAACTGAAGTTGttagttatgtaagaactaacAACTTACAAGAACTAACAACGTacaaataaaagaccatttaaaaatgatgagtctcaaaccaagctgaactgcctgactttttgcaccaggaggggcataaaatgatccaaaagcagtgtgtaagacttatggaggaaaacatgccaagatgcatgaaaacagggttattccaccaaatattgatttctaaactattaaaactttatgaaaatgataTTGTTTTCTcttgaggtttaaaagctctgcatgttatttctgcaaataaaaggcatgacaatatttgatttggaaattaggagaaatgttgtccgtagtttataggataaaacaattatgttcattttgttcaaacatatacttataaatagcaaaatcagagaaactaattcagaaactaaagtggtctcttaattttctccagagctgtatttttgagAATATATGCATAATATATTCAAAATAACGATAATTATAAGATATCGCCTTGCCTGGTAGGCAATAATTAAAAcgataattataaataaataaaagtgtggaACAGTGTTTCTCGGTGTTTTATAGTGAACCTCCAGCTCTGTGGGCGGCGCTCCGGCTCTCGGTGTTAAAGCAGGCTGTGTGACCGCACCATTACCCCGCAGTCATGGCGCTGTCAGGCCGTTTCTCCAGCGCTGTCCTGCGCTCCGCTTCTCGGGTTCAGACCCGTCAGCTGTCCGCTGCAGCTCACGGTGATCAGGGAGGTAAGCTTGATGAACATCGTCTCGATTATAAACCGGTGAAATTTCGTGGCTGTTCGTGTTTTAAAGCGAGGAGAGTGCGGGAACAATGTGACCTTGCTGCTGAACCGCAGGACTGAGCCCGTGGCTAACGCTAGCGTTAGCTCACTAGCTAATGTTgcagtttagaaatatataaagCTGCCTATATTTATCTTGGTTACAAGCTAAATTAAGTTTTCGGATTTTAAACGTTTAAATGATGTTTCGTGTTAGTGTACTGTCGTTAATCTAGTGTTTAAACCACGGAGAATAATTGTCTGGTTAATTAGCTACCTAGATTAGCTGCTAACTATAACTTAGTTCTTATAGTGGAGTCCTAACCATCACCTTCGATAGTTTTAAACAAATTTCGTTTAATTTTAACTAACTAGCTTACAGCTGAATTTTTAAACCCTAGAAAATGCAtgcattatttctttgtttttgcttttaaataaGGTGTATTTTCTTATGACAGTTCCTGAATAATGTAGctactgtaaaatttagctaaaTTGGCTCTAATTGCTGTATTTGTATGTCTGTACACGTTAGTTGTCAGTGTTCTACATAGAAACACTACCTTTTACAAAAATTCTGTGTTTTAGGGTGTTTGGTGCAAGTTCATATTTCATTTACTCTGTttaattaaagtcaaataaatagattaaaataatgtATGCCCATAATCTCTCATTCAGCATGGTATCTCATCGCTTACTAGTAAGTGTTGGGTATCATTATCATTAAGTAACACTTTTCCTAATTGTGTCCTTAGCAAAGACCTGGAAGATCCTGTCCTTTGTGGTGGCCCTCCCTGGAGTGGCTGTCTGCATGCTTAACACCTTCCTGAAGATACAGCACCACAGTCACGACCAGCCAGAGTTCATCCCCTACTCACACCTGCGCCTCCGCAGCAAGGTAATCTAACACTCCCTCAGCTGAAGACGCTTACAGAATATACAACTCATGAAAAGTTGCAGTGGTTTGCCCTTTGTTTTTGACCTCATTGGTTGGGTGGGAGTATTTTTACAGTGGGACAAGGAGGAAATCCAAAGGCTGACCTGTTTTTTATCTTCGTTTAATTTGAACAGCTAGCTTTGCAAATTCTAGTCTGTTCCCCCTAGTGCTGTGTAGctttccaaaattaaaaatactGACTGTAGTGTGTAAATAAGGCTGTGAAGTGTAAATTTCCCTGGGTACAATTTATTACCCATGTCCTGTGTTTACATGGCTACAATACTATCAAATTGTAGGTCATTTTAAAACTTGACAGACTAAGTGAACACTGTATGTCTGACTTGAACGTGTGTACTGTTATATTTGgcctgcaaataaaaaaaaataaaaaaatagctccGTTAATCAGAGTACTTCACTTAGCTAGCATGATGGCTGACATCCTCTTCACCACAGAACAAACTCAATTTTGAATGAGACTCTATTTTAAACATGTTAGATGAGAATGATGAAGCAAATAATTGGACACAATGCAGTCCGAAGCGTTTTTACCATGCTGTTGGGTTCTGTAAGACACTTGTTAAGCTAGCCTCTAGTACATATATACAGACTATTagacagctcagtacagctgtttttgAATAAATATAACGTGTGTATTGATAAGCTTGTCAGAGTTTAAAGTCTTAGTTTTCTAGTTAACTatataatgttagctaacagccTATTTGCCAAAAGCACAGACCAACAATGATGGATAAAAGGATACCAGCTAATACTACAACACAGACCATGTTTCAACTTAATGACATTTAGAACATAAAATGGGTGTCGGGCAGGGACCTCAGGAGTGTTTTGAGGCACACCTTGCAGACTCCTTTGTAACCTAAAACTAGGGTGAGGCAGTGTCCTTTTCTTAAGTATCTACAGAAGTTGACTACTATACAACGTACTATACAATGTACTGAAATGGaaccattaaaaaaaagcattttagcaGGACTGAATGTGTTGAGGGGAAAGGGTGAAGAGAGTTCAAACAAATGACACATAGTATATACAGTCAGCTTGTGCATCTTATTGTGTATATTTGTAACCCACCTGCTCACACTTATTGCACGTACTCTGCTCACTATAGGGTACCAATTTACCCTCATAAATTTTCAAAATCTGTCAATTTACAGCCAGCAGTGGAATAATGCCATTCATAAGAGAATAGTTAGCCTTCCCTTTATGTGTAGGAGGCTTAATAACTAAGTGGTATTTAAAACAAGTAAATAGATTTCATTTAGGTCTTTGGTGCTCTAATATTGGATATGATAAATGTAACATTATTgcagaataatatatatattttttatgttatggCCTGTTTTTGAGGTAAACAGCTCTTTACATCTTTGGTCATATGTTAAAGACCATAATTGGCTAtgtattgtacatttttaaatatatgtctGTTCTTCCCACAGCGTTTCCCCTGGGGCGATGGCAATAAATCGCTCTTCCATAACTCCCATGTGAACGCTCTGCCTGATGGTTATGAGAGTCATGATCACTAAAGGCCGTTCAGGTTTTGACATCCGTCCCTGAACCTTCGCTCCCACATCTCTACTTGTGGACCAGAGGGCTTCTTCACCCCCCTCTTACCTCCCTGGACCACGTTCCTTTTCTTTCAGTTTACATAAAACCTGTTCAGACCATCTCGTACCTCTTGGCTCCCGGTGGGGGCCACTTAACGGAGATAGTTACATTGGACCATGATGCAACCATTGTTGGAACACAACTGAAATAAAGATTTATTCCTTAAATTATAACCAgagttttgtagttttattaaGCTTTTCTTACAATACATTACTGTGCTATTTGTGTGTTTGCCCCCCCTCTTTCTCCCCtctcctttcttcctttctttttgttTGGTGTTTTAATGGTCCTGTAGTCCAGTTGTCCTGAAGGTGGTCTGCCATGCACATAATGGTGGGTTCTCCACTTTTACACACACTACTTCTTTGAAAGTACTTGTTAATGAGGTTGTTGGTAACCGTCACCCCCACTTTTTTGTAAGTATATAAAGGTAGTGGTGAAATAAGGTGTAAAATTAGTTGGTAGTGGCATTTTAATGGTGGCTCCACCATTTTTGTGCTAtgtgatctaaaaaaaaagtttaagacaatcttataaaaaaacagtaaaatgtcGGACATTAGTGTATTTAGAAATGTTCAGAGTAAACTTTTAGTTTCAGTAATCTTTCTGACTGGTTCAGGCTAAATGTTACAACAGTGTGCAAAacctaaatttaattaaaatatatataatttttttaaagctcaaacCCACTCTTTAAATTGACATttgttaaaatgttacatttaactTTTAAACGTGCTACTTTTAATTcacccttttttgtatttttacttgaATGATGGTCAGTATTTCACAGCTTGAGCTACACTTACCGTAAGCTGCTGTACTGAAACGCACACCGACGCACGCTCTCTGGCGGCTGTGTATTTTGACTCAGCATGCTTGCCTTACTTTCTAGACTGGCTCACATGACGCTGCTCTTGTGACCCACATTCCTCTTCAAATCAGAGCGACTTTTTAACTACTTTTACCAAAGTCAGTGCTTTAACAGTGTATTGGTGGATCTGCAGTCCTTTTAACTGCTGTTTTTATTGTGAAGTTCTCGCAGTTTCCGGGTTTTTTCAGCGCTAAATCTGCTCTGGA encodes:
- the LOC103026907 gene encoding hepatic lectin, translating into MESIQYDRFTSSESEIPEHMGPPPSTPNRQDRRIFIMFGVLSLFLLTLTLAVGIKFTQVSMQVSDLMESLDVVSTSIKVLQKGSSTYPELIIPVRGPCEDDWTFFKDKCYFASKLRKSWEDAEKNCVQRNAHLLVVNDAEEQDYISQVIEMGTNFWIGLVEREEGTWSWVDGTDYTKTKHFWDDGQPDNWDVRLNGEDCGQLHSRSQVTHRPWNDADCSLAYKYICEGSPRRHQSHA
- the LOC103027379 gene encoding cytochrome c oxidase subunit 6A, mitochondrial produces the protein MALSGRFSSAVLRSASRVQTRQLSAAAHGDQGAKTWKILSFVVALPGVAVCMLNTFLKIQHHSHDQPEFIPYSHLRLRSKRFPWGDGNKSLFHNSHVNALPDGYESHDH